In the genome of Hymenobacter cellulosivorans, one region contains:
- a CDS encoding protein phosphatase 2C domain-containing protein, translated as MKIYSALQIGEYHTNHCEDYVFVGDIGSDKILCAVMDGCTMATDSYFVSTLVGKILRKIAKERGYQELYQPDTANNIDIYLKSVVASLFNELNLAKEQLMLERNELLTTLIIMLFDRKTEQGIVLVIGDGLVSINGRVTEFDQDNKPDYLGFHLQDNFDVWYDSQPQKIVFTTLQDVSIATDGIFMFAPVKKAVAVDKINPIDFLLVDKENADSKEMLSLKLKKLEHLYGLKPTDDFAMVRLIA; from the coding sequence ATGAAAATATACTCTGCTTTACAAATAGGGGAATACCACACGAACCATTGCGAAGATTATGTATTTGTAGGGGATATCGGGTCCGATAAGATCTTGTGCGCCGTAATGGATGGCTGTACAATGGCAACGGATAGTTACTTTGTCTCTACCTTAGTTGGTAAGATTCTGCGCAAGATTGCCAAAGAAAGGGGGTATCAGGAATTATATCAGCCCGATACGGCAAACAACATAGATATATACCTAAAGTCTGTGGTAGCCAGTTTGTTCAACGAGCTGAACCTTGCAAAAGAGCAGCTCATGCTTGAGCGCAATGAATTGTTGACTACATTGATTATTATGCTTTTTGACCGAAAAACTGAGCAGGGAATTGTCTTGGTAATCGGTGATGGATTGGTGAGCATTAATGGCAGGGTTACCGAATTTGATCAGGACAACAAACCAGATTACCTTGGCTTTCATTTACAGGATAACTTCGATGTGTGGTACGATAGTCAGCCTCAGAAGATAGTATTTACTACGCTGCAGGATGTTAGCATTGCTACGGATGGGATATTTATGTTCGCGCCCGTTAAAAAAGCAGTTGCAGTGGATAAAATAAATCCTATTGATTTTTTGCTCGTCGATAAAGAGAATGCCGATAGCAAAGAAATGCTTAGCTTGAAATTGAAGAAGCTGGAGCATCTTTATGGGCTCAAACCAACCGACGATTTTGCTATGGTCAGACTTATCGCCTAA